The genome window CTCTTTGCGGAGAAGTGGTTATTTATAGACCTTAGAACAAAGCTCATTCCAATCCTAATTAGGACTCCTAACTAGAATAAAATTCTAGTGGAAAGCTAGAAAGCTAAGCTTTCTTATTCCCTATAACAACTAAAATACTAATTACCAAAAATAACTACTAAACAGAAAATTACCATAAACATAAAATTCCTGCAGCTAATTCAAATTATTAAAATACCCCTGCCGgcgaaaatcagaaaataaacTCCATAGAATTCAAACCAACTCCCAAGTTGGTTCCTTGTCATCAAAAGCATGCCAAATCAATGCTTGGGCATTCGACACATCCTTCCCATGTCTCCTATAAACCTTAGTGGATTTTTGCCACCTATCTCTATCATTAAGCTTTTCTTTTATTCAGTCTACAGGAAGAGCTACATGCTCCTAATTACACAGAACAAAATGAGGGATGGTTGCCCTGATAACATCCTCCCCGATTAGCTGCCTGATGGCTTCAGGTGGTTCTTTTAAGATCCTCAATCCCAGATCTGCATCAATGCTGTGTTTGGCTAGGAAGTCTGCCCATTGTTTCCCTCTCCCCAAATGTGTTCTAGCTGGCAGATCCAACCTTTCCTGCAACATTCTTGAATCTGCATAACCAGATTGTAATGAGGAGACTCCTGAGCAGCTTTTTGTATTAAGTTCAAGCCCACATTAGAGTCAGTTTCTAGCTTTGACTTTTTAGAACTCGGAATTCCAAGCAAACTATAGTCCACATAAGATGGCTTCCACAGATCGGCTCCATTATTTGATGCCCTGCCCTAACTAAGcttttcctttcactttttcaaaatcaaatagCAGTACACATATTAGTACAAGTAACTATGATAGTTGATATGTATACTTCCATCTTTTTTCCTTGCTTCTAATTTGTAATTGAACGATCTGAAGAACTATACAATCTAATATAACCCGAGAAATACCTCTGATCAAGTTTTACATGAAAACCGGATATTATGCAGAACCATGGCATCAATGGTTACATGAATTAGACTTGTTTAATCACTGATGAGCAAGAATTCATTTGCCTTGTAAGGCAATTTCACCAGCAGTAGCGTATACTGCATATAAACGTACATATAGTCATTAGTCATGAATCACCAAGTCGTAATTATGTCTTTATCTACTACAGTGGATGTCTGCGGCTCAGTTCTTAGGTTCTGTTGGAAAAGTAAGATGTATGATTAAATCAACTTTGGACTTGGTTCTGTGTTTATGTAATCTCATCATCCATACATGACCAACATAGCTGCTGAAGCATAGAAGCAAAGAAGACTGAATTTTGTATTAGAATATACTGATACCTGTAAAAGATCATTTCACCTCTAAGCCAAGAACATTCCAGCATCATTTTACTGATTAGCATGGAGCTTTTAGTTTTCATTTCTGTTTTCATCTTATTCTGTTTGACAATAGTTAAAATTGCAAGGAAATCTAGGCCTGTGAAGCTGCCACCGGGGCCAAGACAACTACCGATAATTGGCAACATGCATCAGCTTATTGGCTCCCTTCCTCACAGGATCCTTTCAGACTTGGCCAAGAAATATGGACATTTGATGCACCTGCAgcttggtgaaatgtcaactgTAGTTGTCTTTTCTGCAGAGGCTGCGCAGAAATAATGAATGACAATGACCTTATATTTGCATATAGTCCTAATCTTGTTTCAGCAAATGTATTGTTTTATAATTCTACAGATATTGCCTTTTCCCCATATGGAGATTATTGGAGACAACTGCGAAAGATTTGTACATTGGAGCTTCTAAGTTCAAGGCAGATCCAAATGTTCCGATCAATCAGGGAAGAGGAGGCCTCAAATATGATTAGATCAATCTCTTCGCGAGAGGGTTTGGCTGTCAATCTCAGCACCATGATCTCATCGCTAGCATTTAGCATTGTTGCTCAGGCTGTTTATGGTAAAAGAAGCAAATATCACAATGAGTTCATGTCAGCAATAAAGGATGTGACGAAGCTTATGGGAGGTTTCAGCATAGTAGACATGTATCCCTCTATCAAAATACTTGAAAAGATCACTGGAATGAGGCATAAGCTACAGAGGACTCACAAGATAGCTGATAAAGCACTTGAAAACATTCTCAATGAGCACAGAGTCAAGAGAGCGGAATCAAAACCCGGTAATGGAGAAGCAAAGGAGGATCTGGTTGATGTTCTTCTAAGGATTCAACAATCTGGGGAATTTAGTGCTCCACTTACTGATAATAACATCAAAGCAGTCATCTTTGTAAGTAAATTGTATTTCATCAATGTTTGTTCTACACAATTCCATCTAGATCCCAACATGGCAAAAAACTAGTCCAAAGGGAAAACAAGACCTTGTATAGATTATTTAGAATTTTGAATTACATACAAATCCTATGCCGAAAATTTAGATTTCCTGTCAGAATAATTGACATCTATTTCTGTGTACTCTAATCCTCTCTTACTGTGGTCTAAGcttgaggtttctgataatTCTGCTCAGGACGTGTTCAGTGGAGGGAGCGAGTCATCAGCAACAACTTTGATGTGGTCAGTTGCTGAAATGATTAACAATCCAGAAGTACTTAAAAGAGCACAAGATGAGGTTCGAGAAATCTATGCAGACAGAGGAAACATCGATGAATCTCGAATTCATAAATTGAAATACTTGCAAGCAGTCATCAAAGAAGTTTTTCAATTGCACCCTGCAGCTCCACTATTAGTTCCAAGGGAATGTAGCGAAAAATGTGAAATATATGGATATGAAATACCTGTGAAAACAAGAGTCATTATTAATGCCTGGGCAATTATGCGAGATCCCAAGCGCTGGATTGAACCTGAGAAATTCTACCCAGAGCGATTTCTTGACTCTGAAATTGATTTCAGGGGACAGAATTTTAGTTACATCCCATTTGGTGCAGGAAGAAGGATATGTCCTGGCATCTCATTTGCTCTGACCAGCATCCAGGTACCTCTTGCA of Coffea arabica cultivar ET-39 chromosome 5c, Coffea Arabica ET-39 HiFi, whole genome shotgun sequence contains these proteins:
- the LOC113690759 gene encoding tabersonine 16-hydroxylase 2-like isoform X3, with product MNDNDLIFAYSPNLVSANVLFYNSTDIAFSPYGDYWRQLRKICTLELLSSRQIQMFRSIREEEASNMIRSISSREGLAVNLSTMISSLAFSIVAQAVYGKRSKYHNEFMSAIKDVTKLMGGFSIVDMYPSIKILEKITGMRHKLQRTHKIADKALENILNEHRVKRAESKPGNGEAKEDLVDVLLRIQQSGEFSAPLTDNNIKAVIFDVFSGGSESSATTLMWSVAEMINNPEVLKRAQDEVREIYADRGNIDESRIHKLKYLQAVIKEVFQLHPAAPLLVPRECSEKCEIYGYEIPVKTRVIINAWAIMRDPKRWIEPEKFYPERFLDSEIDFRGQNFSYIPFGAGRRICPGISFALTSIQVPLAQLLYHFDWKLPAGFEQEQLDITETFGLAVRPKQDLVLIPMPYFRPPSM